The Gavia stellata isolate bGavSte3 chromosome 1, bGavSte3.hap2, whole genome shotgun sequence DNA segment ccagcaggacCGCCTACagccggttgcccaggactgtgtccaaaccgcttttgaatatctccaagaatggagactccacaacctctctgggcaacctgctccagtgcttgGTCATCCTCACGGtgaaaagtgtttcctgatgttcagagggagcCTCCATGTTCCAGTTTGTGCCCATCGCCGCTGGTCCcatcactgggcaccactgagaagagcctggctctccCTTCCTTACACcatcccttcaggtatttattcttattaataagatcccccccgagcctgctcttctccaggctgaagagtcccagctctcagcctctcctcataggaGGGATGCTCGGCACAGAGTTTTCTGAAGCACGGTCTGTGTTAAAGCCTCAGCACCGCTCCGTCGTAGCGCCGAGATGCGCTCCCCGCCCTCGCCCCCCAGCTCTTCCCAAGGAGAAGCCACAAGGTCCCTCTGAACGGGCCTCCACAACCACAAACCTGTCTCGGAGAGGGGAAGGGCTGACGTTTACCTCCAAGAGGTACGCTCACCCCTCGGTTCTGGCTACGGGTTGAAAACGTGATTTTTCGATTCCTGACAGAAATCGGTTTGATAAAAGAAGGGGTCCCAAAGGGGCCTCCCACCTGCAGAGCCCCCAGGCCAGGCTGTGGCGGGGCGGGCGGACAAGGCCTCGGTACGCAagccagcctggagaaggcGGATGCACCGGAGGGTGCTGAGCCCCGACCCGCTCACGCCACGGACCGAGCAGCCCTCAGGCACACGGAGCCTCCGCTGCGttacccccccgccccgccccgagCACTTACCGGGGAAGCCGGGCCCGGCCaggcgggcgggccgggccggggccgcgccgggggaGGGCGGCCTCTCCGCCCCGTCCCCCGAGGGGGCGGCCGCCTCCGggccgccggcgggcggggagcTCCGCCGGGCCGGCCCCTCCTCGGCCGCCGGCTCCTCGGCGGGGCAGGCCGCTCccggcggcgccggggccgcggcctCCGCCCCGAAGGCCTCGCTGAGCTGCTTCATCAGGCGGTCCGCGCCGTCtgccggggagggagggagggaggacgGGGTGAGCGGACGGGGTGAGCGGACGGGGTGAGCGGACGGGGTGAGCGGACGGGGTGAGCGGACGGGGTGAGCGGACGGGGTGAGCGGACGGGGTGAGCGGACGGGCCGCGCCGTCCGCCCGCCCTCCCGGGGCGGCCGCACTCACCACTCGACGCGGCTCTCATGGGCGTGCGGGAGATGCCGGGCGTGGGCGAGCGCGGGTCCCGGTCCTGGCTGGTGCCCGCCGCcggctcggcggggccgggctgaGGGCTGCCCGCCGGGGAGCTCACCACCTGCGGAGAGGGCGGGCgtgggggcggcgggccggggccgccggcggggggggggggggggggggggggggccggcgggaggGCGCCTACCTCGATGGGGGTGCGCGGGATGCCGGCGCTGGGGGAGCGGGGGTCGCTGACGTGCGCCAGGTGCTTGttgcggggcgcggcgggggtggccggggcgctgccggagaCCCCCATGGCGGCGGGCGCCCGGCCGCGCTCCTCCGCCGCCGCGATTCAAATCTCCCGCGCGCCGGGCGGCACCGCCCCATTGGCCCCCGCGCGGAGGCGGGGCCAGCCtcggcccgccccgccccccgggACCGCCCATCTGCCGCGGGGGCCGCCCGGCGGCTCGGCGGCAGCACCGCGCCCGGCACgacccgccccgccccgcccgccgccggcccgctGTCGATCTTCGGGGAGCGCcccccggcaccgccccgcTCTACGCCGCCATTGGCCGAGGAGCCCGGCGCCGCCTCCCGGGACGGCAGAAGGGGTGGCTGCGATTGGGCGAACCGGCCGGGCGGTGCCGCGGGCCCGGCCCTCAGCCTCGCTGCCGGCGCGCCCGTGCGGCGCGGGATTGGCCAGAGCCCGCCTGACCGCGCTGGGCTCTGATTGGTTAGGGTGGGGCCGTGGGCGGTGCTGCAGGGAGCCGCTGTCATGGCGGAGCTGAGCGAGGCGCTGCTCTCCGTGTTGCCGTCCATCCGGGTGCCCAAGGCCGGCGACCGGGTCCACAAGGACGAGTGCGCCTTTTCCTTTGACACGCCGGTAAGCGCGCCCCGCGGCCGGCCCGCCCGGCTGGCCGGGCTGCCCCCCGCTccggcccgctcccggcccACCCGCCCGTCGGGgcgccgcccgcgcggggcgCGATGGGACTTGTGGTTCCCCGGCGGCCGGGGCGGCCCGCGGCCGGGCGGAGCGCGGGGCCCTCGGGGACTACAGCGCCCGGCGtgccccgcgccgcgcccctCCCGGCCGCGGCGCGCTGGGGGCTGTAGTCCTGGGGCCGGAGCGGGCGTGGGCAGGTCGCTCGCCCCGTTCggcgccggcccggcccggccccgcgcgcccGGGGAGCGGGTGTCGTCCCGCCGTCCCCCCGTTGCGGGGCCGTGCCGGGACTTGTAGTccggcggggggccggggcgcgccccgcgcccggccctTGGCGCCGGGGAGCGGGCCGGGGGTCCCGCCCTGCCCGGGTCTGAGCCGCCCCCCCGGCCTCACCGCGTGGCGTGGCCCgtgaggcggggaggggggggcggggggggggcgagcCGGTGCTGTGTCATTAAGATGGCAGTGGTCCCTTCTCCAGCCGTCTCCACCCCGCCCGgcatccctgctcctccctccctgcccccgcCTGGCCCAGGCGGACCTGGGCAGGCCCAGGCGGCGGGAGGGCAAGGTGCCCCCCTTGGCCTCCTCCGCAGGCGCCCGCCCGGGCTGTGTCCCGGCCCGCCAGAAGAAATGGGCTGCGGCTGGAAGATACGGGTCCTTCGAGGAAGCAAGCGCCCGGCAGCCTGgccctctttccctccccaaGCCCCACGGTGATGCCTGTCCGTGCGCTCCCCGCTCTGATTCAGTCCCAGCTGCTTAATGCTGGGAAGCAGGCTGAGAGCTTCTTAGTGGTTTCCCTCTTTTCCAGCCTCTGTATTTGGGCCCCTCGCCCCTTCGATTTAAAAAGGGCGTCTCTGCTGAATGAGCGTGGCGTTTTCCAGGTGTTTGTGGGATGGGGAAGGCTCATTCTGCATCCGTTTCGGAGCTTCTCCCGAGCTTTTGAatgcagcagcaaaaataaacagcGGTCTGTTAACCTTCCTCACGCTGTCGTTTGGCAAAGTTCCCTATGGCACTGGGAATTATGCTTTCAGACAGGGTGGCACAGTTTTGTTGGTAGTGATCGTGCCGTGCTCTGAACGTGTGAACTGTGCGTGCCAAGGGCCTTTTGCGAGATCAGCTTCTGAGGAAGCTCAGGCTTCCCTGATTCAGTAGCATCCTGCCGTACGTGAACAGGCACATAGGTTTTCAAATACATCGTCGTGACAGGAGTGCCTGTTCTTCTGGGACAGCCAGGCTGGGGCTTGCCATCTGATTTCCGACTAGCTACTAAGTGGCTGGTTTGTAGGAATGAGCTGTAGCCATGATTTAATGAGTAATGAATAGTGTTCCCAGAGCTAAGTCTGTGCCTATCCTAGCAGTTGGAATGGCATTCTTTGCCACCTCCcttcagtttttctctctcctcccttccagGAGTCAGATGGCGGCTTGTATATCTGCATGAACACGTTCCTGGGCTTTGGGAAGCAGTATGTGGAAAAGCACTATCAGAAAACAGGCCAGCGGGTCTACCTGCACCTCAAAAGAACACGTAAACCGGTAAACAATAAAAAGACGTACAATCAAACTTGTTCTGAAATTGAGAGCTGGGCTATGTCTCTGTATTCAGTCAGATAGAGTTCTCTCTCCTGAAATGtaactgatgtttttcttgGTGAACTGAGGTACACCGGTTCTTCAGCTCTGCTTATGTTGAACTGTAGTATGGAGTGCCCACGCTATTTCTGCCTGGCCTCTTTCGGTTTTCAGAGCAGCTTAATTTCGATCCTTAAGGCTTGCCACAGCTTGCCTGTCCCCCTAACTCTTATTTCCCTGTTTCTTCTCAACGCGATAGAAGGAAGAAGACGCCAACTCCAGCGCTGGGGACCCCCCGAGGAAGAAACCAACTCGCTTGGCTATTGGTAAGAACGCGCTCGTGTGCTGTATCGTCGTTGTTGGTTTGGACCCGTCCTCTGGAGCTGCCTGGCTTCGTGGCATGtctcctttgcctttcctcttcTGGGCTAGTTGAAGCTAGTATCCCCGATGGAATTCAAGCTTCTCGTTTCCTGGTGTGTCTTAGGTGGGCAATGACTGCAAAACAGTCCTTGAGGTGGTAGTTCTGTTCTGTGTTCAAAGTTGCATCACGTTTTCTGTAGGTAAACGTGTTTTGCATCTTCTCTTAACTCTGCCTGCCTGACTCGGCTTGGTGTGGGTATAACCAGTGTGGGGCTGTTGCTCTATATGGATGCGTCCAGCGTGGGGCTGAAGTAAGTTTGATAAAATGTGTGGGTCTGAGAAAAGTCCGTTTGAAGTTTCTGgtagaaaaactattttttaaacttctgagAAATTGAACTCGTGTTATTTCTATAGATGGGGAAGAAGTTACTGGTAAA contains these protein-coding regions:
- the CDCA3 gene encoding cell division cycle-associated protein 3 → MGVSGSAPATPAAPRNKHLAHVSDPRSPSAGIPRTPIEVVSSPAGSPQPGPAEPAAGTSQDRDPRSPTPGISRTPMRAASSDGADRLMKQLSEAFGAEAAAPAPPGAACPAEEPAAEEGPARRSSPPAGGPEAAAPSGDGAERPPSPGAAPARPARLAGPGFPGSKPVRRKTNNKIMATPGGTGRSPLSILQDDNSPSAPAPRQGKRHVLGENLGEKKEVTVDLSRSLKSGNCAWRDLNKENQQCHFVEN